A window from Thermodesulfobacteriota bacterium encodes these proteins:
- a CDS encoding LON peptidase substrate-binding domain-containing protein encodes MDLSSLDLKDVCNLTEFSGTIPLFPLSTVVFFPNTLLPLHVFEPRYKQMVHDVSRSERIIGMALLKPGWESNYYGNPEVFDVVGMGRIVSSETFKDGRINIVLYGLKRVKILEITKEIPYRTARVEIVENMLCAREETYRSKIEELITRWNFGLGEKQKAHRININTRLPLESLTDALATLIFPNVFDKQSLLEEPDVRKRAEVIIKDLQTRLDIISVTSRRRNGIIDKRNLN; translated from the coding sequence ATGGACCTGTCCTCACTCGACCTTAAAGACGTATGCAACCTCACGGAATTTTCGGGAACGATACCGCTCTTCCCGTTGTCGACGGTCGTATTCTTCCCCAATACCCTCCTTCCCCTACACGTATTCGAGCCCAGATACAAGCAGATGGTACATGACGTGAGCCGGTCGGAAAGGATCATAGGTATGGCGTTACTTAAGCCCGGATGGGAGTCGAACTACTACGGCAATCCGGAGGTGTTCGACGTCGTGGGGATGGGGAGGATAGTAAGCTCGGAGACCTTCAAGGACGGCAGGATCAACATAGTCCTCTACGGGCTGAAGAGGGTGAAGATCCTCGAGATAACGAAAGAGATACCCTACAGGACCGCCCGGGTCGAGATAGTCGAGAACATGCTCTGCGCACGCGAAGAAACGTACAGAAGCAAAATCGAAGAGCTGATAACAAGATGGAATTTCGGACTCGGCGAGAAGCAGAAGGCCCACAGGATAAACATCAACACGAGGCTCCCTCTCGAAAGCCTGACGGACGCGCTCGCGACGCTCATCTTCCCGAACGTCTTCGACAAGCAGTCGCTCCTCGAGGAGCCCGACGTAAGGAAGAGAGCCGAGGTAATCATTAAAGACCTGCAGACGAGGCTCGATATAATTTCAGTGACATCTAGAAGAAGAAACGGGATAATCGACAAGAGGAACCTCAACTGA
- the trxA gene encoding thioredoxin, with amino-acid sequence MGKTVHITDDNFEEEVLKSELPVLVDFWAEWCGPCRAIAPTLEEIAADYEGRVKIAKLNVDENPKQAHAFGIRAIPTMIIFKEGSPAERLMGALPKKHITDVIESAL; translated from the coding sequence ATGGGAAAAACGGTGCATATTACAGATGACAATTTCGAGGAAGAGGTGCTTAAATCTGAGCTGCCGGTTCTCGTCGATTTCTGGGCCGAGTGGTGCGGTCCGTGCCGCGCAATCGCGCCGACCCTAGAAGAGATCGCGGCCGACTACGAGGGCCGGGTGAAAATCGCCAAGCTCAACGTCGACGAGAATCCCAAACAGGCTCACGCCTTCGGGATAAGGGCCATCCCCACCATGATAATTTTCAAGGAAGGGAGCCCCGCTGAGAGGCTTATGGGGGCCCTCCCCAAAAAGCACATCACCGACGTGATCGAGAGCGCGCTTTAG
- a CDS encoding cob(I)yrinic acid a,c-diamide adenosyltransferase yields MAKKRITKVYTKTGDDGLTSLVGGMRVSKASPRVDAYGDVDELNAALGLARTVVLNKRLGGILETLQKDLFIVGADLASPPGLDVPRINDDRISALESAIDELLSGLEPLKEFILPGGKPGGAHLHFARTVARRAERKVARLIEEEGAEAGKNVLIYLNRLSDLLFVMARIENRENEFSETYAEFGRK; encoded by the coding sequence GTGGCGAAGAAGAGGATAACCAAGGTCTACACAAAAACAGGCGATGATGGGCTTACATCGCTCGTGGGCGGTATGAGAGTGAGCAAGGCTTCCCCGAGGGTGGACGCCTACGGGGACGTGGACGAGCTCAATGCGGCGCTCGGGCTTGCCCGTACCGTCGTGCTCAACAAGAGGCTCGGCGGTATTCTCGAAACCCTTCAGAAGGACCTCTTTATCGTGGGCGCCGATCTCGCAAGTCCTCCCGGCCTCGACGTTCCGAGGATAAACGATGACAGGATATCGGCGCTCGAGTCTGCGATAGACGAGCTGTTGTCGGGCCTCGAGCCGCTTAAGGAATTCATACTTCCGGGCGGGAAGCCCGGCGGCGCGCACCTCCATTTCGCGAGGACCGTGGCGAGGAGGGCCGAAAGGAAGGTCGCCAGACTTATTGAGGAGGAAGGGGCCGAGGCGGGGAAGAATGTCCTCATTTATCTGAACAGGTTATCTGACCTGCTTTTCGTTATGGCTAGGATAGAGAACAGGGAGAACGAGTTCAGCGAAACGTACGCAGAGTTCGGGAGAAAATGA
- a CDS encoding O-methyltransferase: MKRASDRDSYIVNPEIEAYIESLTPAGDKVLEEMEERARLSEFPIVGPLVGRLLFQLAVMINAKRVLELGSGFGYSAYWFAKAVGEGGSVVYTDMSVENARAADDFFARAGLRHRLDIRTGDAVRILDESKGEFDIIFNDIDKEYYPLVVDTAYEKLRKGGIFITDNVLWSGRVLSGDSSPGTEGVREFTRLLLSKTGFFTAIIPLRDGISVSLKTQ, translated from the coding sequence ATGAAACGGGCATCGGATAGGGATTCATACATAGTCAACCCTGAAATAGAAGCATACATCGAGTCCCTGACGCCCGCCGGGGATAAGGTTCTGGAAGAGATGGAGGAGCGTGCGAGGCTGAGCGAATTCCCCATAGTCGGGCCTCTCGTCGGCAGGCTCCTCTTCCAGCTCGCGGTTATGATAAATGCGAAAAGAGTGCTCGAGCTCGGCTCGGGTTTCGGTTATTCGGCTTACTGGTTCGCGAAAGCCGTGGGCGAAGGCGGGTCGGTCGTATATACTGATATGTCGGTTGAGAACGCTCGCGCGGCCGATGACTTCTTCGCAAGGGCCGGCTTGAGACACAGGCTTGATATACGGACGGGTGACGCGGTCAGGATACTCGATGAATCAAAGGGCGAGTTCGACATTATATTCAACGATATAGACAAGGAGTATTATCCGCTTGTCGTTGACACCGCATATGAAAAATTACGGAAGGGCGGTATTTTCATAACCGACAACGTGCTCTGGTCGGGGAGGGTGTTATCTGGTGACAGCTCCCCCGGTACGGAAGGCGTTAGGGAATTTACACGGCTCCTCCTGTCCAAGACCGGTTTCTTCACCGCGATTATTCCGCTCAGGGACGGTATTTCCGTCAGCTTGAAAACGCAGTGA
- the glnD gene encoding [protein-PII] uridylyltransferase, whose translation MSKAADIVMGKSALVRTLKDRLARKNMELMAYHEQKAKHNKALSGSMLAKKRSDIVDKLIKQALSELGFNDFRNVCVAALGGYGRNELCPYSDVDIMFLYKPRNKTLAKEATEKLLYLLWDLGIEVGHSVRTIDECIELSQEDDTTILTSLLDSRFVCGDEQLYMDLDKKLYCQLLPTISHKFIQSKIRENEQRINRFGRSVYLLEPNVKEGEGGLRDIHYALWIAQAKFKVKNFSDLLPKGILMENEIRIFEKSLNFLLLIRSELHYLAGRREDRLGFEFQEKVARFLGFKDGELPAVERFMRIYYLRGNELREQSKRLIEKCIMGHKSGLRSAKTVALDNGFIIQGGMLSASNINIFKDNPANLMRAFEYADKYQVKLSNYLLDLIRENVSVTSMDESVRANPELNASFLRLLKKGKNVADTLFEMNRLRFLGYYIPEFGKIVCMVQHDAYHVYTVDVHSIFMVREIENLLNYKYEKEHPLLTKTAESLLSRHVLYLACLFHDMGKGEGKDHAEKGAAMIPKIAKRMGLNATETEQLEFLVKNHLLMSHFSQRRDIHDYSLIVRFAKAVKTLETLSLIYLLTFADIKSVGPDVWTNWKGMLLKELFIRTAKVLERGDFKGEDPLARQKRVIDEVVRILGSKVSRKSVKAILETMPESYFLGFSARKIAYHVGLIEKSRDAVGMDVLFYPHEEYNEFTFWGFDEPGIFSKLCGVIRATGLNVLGARITTRKDGRILDVFYVNKLGQSVKEGEEVWDKLRDNLDQVLTGKTDVEVLVARRRQEKPLYSKAIPQYPTRVMIDNESSDAATVIDVITYDRAGLLYDITKTIKNLGLSIEYAKISTKVDQVVDAFYVVDLNHKKITDPDRIEEIKTALLESMTSG comes from the coding sequence ATGAGCAAAGCTGCAGACATAGTTATGGGAAAGAGCGCTCTCGTGAGGACGCTCAAGGACAGGCTCGCCAGGAAGAACATGGAGCTCATGGCGTACCATGAGCAGAAGGCGAAGCACAACAAGGCCCTGTCCGGGAGCATGCTTGCGAAAAAGAGATCGGATATCGTGGACAAGCTGATAAAACAGGCGCTTTCCGAGCTGGGGTTCAACGATTTCAGGAACGTCTGCGTCGCGGCGCTCGGAGGTTACGGCAGGAACGAGCTCTGTCCGTATTCCGACGTGGACATCATGTTCCTCTATAAGCCGCGCAACAAGACTCTCGCGAAAGAGGCCACGGAGAAGCTCCTGTACCTCCTCTGGGACCTGGGTATCGAGGTAGGCCATTCGGTGAGGACGATCGACGAGTGCATAGAGCTCTCCCAGGAAGACGATACTACTATACTTACGTCGCTCCTCGACAGCAGGTTCGTATGCGGCGACGAGCAGCTCTACATGGACCTGGATAAAAAACTCTACTGTCAGCTCCTCCCCACGATCTCGCATAAGTTTATCCAGAGCAAGATCAGGGAGAACGAGCAGAGGATAAACAGGTTCGGACGGTCGGTGTATCTCCTCGAGCCCAACGTGAAAGAAGGCGAAGGCGGTCTCCGGGATATTCATTACGCCCTCTGGATCGCTCAGGCAAAGTTCAAGGTCAAGAATTTTTCCGACCTTCTTCCCAAGGGGATACTGATGGAGAACGAGATCAGGATATTCGAGAAGAGCCTGAATTTTCTCCTCCTCATCAGGTCCGAGCTCCATTACCTCGCCGGCAGGAGGGAAGACAGGCTCGGCTTCGAATTTCAGGAAAAGGTCGCCAGGTTCCTGGGCTTCAAGGACGGCGAGCTCCCGGCTGTAGAGAGGTTCATGAGGATATACTACCTACGCGGGAACGAGCTCAGGGAGCAGTCGAAGAGGCTCATAGAAAAATGCATCATGGGGCATAAGTCCGGTCTCAGGAGCGCGAAAACGGTCGCTCTCGATAACGGCTTTATCATACAGGGCGGAATGCTTTCGGCATCCAACATCAACATTTTCAAGGACAACCCGGCTAACCTGATGAGGGCATTCGAGTATGCCGACAAGTATCAGGTTAAGCTCAGCAATTATCTGCTCGACCTCATAAGGGAGAACGTGAGCGTCACCAGCATGGACGAGAGCGTGAGGGCCAACCCCGAGTTAAACGCTTCGTTCCTGAGGCTCCTCAAGAAGGGTAAGAACGTCGCCGATACGCTTTTTGAAATGAACAGGCTCCGTTTTCTGGGCTATTATATCCCGGAGTTCGGAAAGATAGTATGCATGGTCCAGCACGACGCCTACCATGTCTACACCGTCGATGTCCACTCCATATTCATGGTGAGGGAGATCGAGAACCTGCTCAACTATAAATACGAGAAAGAGCACCCCCTCCTCACGAAAACAGCCGAATCATTATTGAGCAGACACGTGCTCTACCTCGCGTGCCTCTTTCACGACATGGGCAAGGGGGAAGGGAAGGACCACGCGGAGAAAGGGGCGGCGATGATTCCCAAGATCGCGAAAAGGATGGGGCTTAATGCGACCGAGACCGAGCAGCTCGAGTTCCTCGTCAAAAACCACCTTTTGATGTCTCACTTCTCGCAGAGGAGGGACATACACGACTACAGCCTCATAGTGAGGTTCGCGAAGGCCGTGAAAACGCTCGAAACCCTCTCTCTCATCTATCTGCTGACGTTCGCCGATATAAAGTCGGTCGGCCCCGACGTGTGGACTAACTGGAAGGGGATGCTGCTTAAGGAGCTTTTCATCAGGACCGCAAAGGTCCTCGAAAGAGGAGACTTCAAAGGGGAAGACCCGCTCGCGAGGCAGAAGAGGGTGATCGACGAGGTCGTGAGGATTCTCGGCAGCAAGGTATCGAGGAAGAGCGTAAAGGCTATACTCGAGACCATGCCCGAATCCTATTTCCTCGGATTCTCAGCGAGGAAGATCGCCTACCACGTCGGCCTCATCGAGAAATCGAGGGACGCGGTGGGGATGGACGTGCTTTTTTACCCTCACGAGGAGTACAACGAATTTACCTTCTGGGGATTCGACGAGCCCGGGATTTTCTCCAAGCTCTGCGGGGTCATCAGGGCGACGGGACTTAACGTGCTCGGAGCGCGCATAACGACGAGGAAGGACGGCAGGATTCTCGACGTCTTCTACGTGAACAAGCTCGGCCAGTCCGTGAAAGAAGGGGAGGAGGTATGGGACAAGCTGAGGGATAATCTGGATCAGGTGCTCACCGGGAAGACGGACGTCGAGGTGCTCGTCGCCAGAAGGAGACAGGAGAAGCCCCTTTACAGCAAGGCGATACCGCAGTATCCGACGAGGGTCATGATCGACAACGAATCTTCCGACGCCGCTACCGTAATAGACGTGATTACGTACGACAGGGCGGGGCTCCTCTACGATATAACGAAGACTATAAAGAACCTCGGCCTCTCGATCGAATACGCGAAGATCTCGACCAAGGTCGATCAGGTGGTCGACGCTTTTTACGTGGTCGATTTGAATCACAAGAAAATTACCGATCCGGACAGGATAGAAGAAATAAAAACCGCTTTGCTGGAATCGATGACTTCCGGGTAA
- the nadB gene encoding L-aspartate oxidase, with protein sequence MSISRADAQDIREIHSDFLVIGSGLAGLYAALYASGFGSVTLLTKSTVEESNSYWAQGGIAAVVDPEDSTWFHIEDTLRAGRGLNDTDAVTVLVNEGKDRVTDLMKLGMKFDTGEKGLELGLEGGHTRRRVLHAGGSSTGREMVKFLIAAVESNKSIRKFESTGVMGFFSDGSRCGGALAIDGNMSPVAFISKSTILATGGACALYERTTNPEGATGEGIALAYEAGAEIADMEFVQFHPTAFYNESGASFLISEAVRGEGAHLLDYGGKRFMHNYSELGELAPRDVVSRAIYMEMKKSGRDYVYLDVRHLDPDYIKARFSNIYYACLAYGTDMTSDLVPVAPAAHYTIGGVRTGLSGETNIKGLFACGEVACTGVHGANRLASNSLLECVVFARRAVDGARGMPQARYSAPAADIDPAIYRVSVSEEGLFGELKTRASRIMNRRVGIVRNKENLDKALAELGMLTAGLDKLSGYHRLKLKMILDVSTIITRFSLLREESRGVHIREDFPAEDPGWRKHIILRKGEEPAAIPV encoded by the coding sequence ATGAGCATATCTCGAGCGGACGCTCAGGACATAAGGGAGATACATTCGGATTTTCTCGTAATAGGGAGCGGTCTCGCGGGCCTGTATGCTGCCCTTTACGCTTCCGGCTTCGGGAGCGTCACCCTCCTCACGAAATCGACGGTCGAGGAGAGTAATTCCTACTGGGCCCAGGGGGGGATAGCGGCCGTGGTCGATCCCGAAGATTCGACGTGGTTCCATATAGAAGACACGCTCAGGGCCGGCAGGGGGCTGAACGACACGGACGCCGTCACGGTTCTGGTTAATGAGGGCAAGGACCGCGTGACAGACCTCATGAAGCTCGGTATGAAGTTCGATACGGGAGAGAAAGGGCTCGAGCTCGGGCTCGAGGGCGGGCATACCAGAAGGCGCGTGCTCCACGCGGGCGGCAGCTCGACCGGTCGGGAGATGGTCAAATTCCTGATCGCCGCGGTCGAGAGCAACAAATCCATAAGAAAGTTCGAAAGCACGGGTGTCATGGGGTTTTTCTCGGACGGGTCCCGGTGCGGGGGAGCGCTGGCTATAGACGGCAATATGAGCCCCGTCGCGTTTATATCGAAGTCCACGATACTCGCGACAGGAGGGGCATGCGCCCTTTACGAGAGGACGACAAACCCCGAAGGCGCGACAGGCGAGGGTATAGCGCTTGCTTACGAAGCCGGGGCGGAGATCGCCGATATGGAATTCGTTCAGTTCCACCCGACGGCTTTTTACAACGAGAGCGGAGCGAGCTTCCTCATATCGGAAGCCGTGCGGGGGGAAGGGGCGCACCTGCTTGACTACGGGGGAAAGCGGTTCATGCATAACTACAGCGAGCTCGGGGAGCTCGCGCCTAGGGACGTCGTATCGCGCGCTATATACATGGAGATGAAAAAGTCGGGCAGGGATTACGTCTATCTCGACGTGAGGCACCTCGATCCGGACTACATCAAAGCACGGTTTTCGAATATCTACTATGCCTGCCTGGCATACGGGACGGACATGACCTCGGACCTCGTCCCGGTCGCCCCTGCCGCTCATTACACGATCGGTGGGGTGAGGACGGGGCTCTCGGGGGAGACGAACATAAAAGGCCTCTTCGCCTGCGGCGAGGTCGCCTGCACCGGCGTGCACGGCGCCAACAGGCTCGCGAGCAATTCGCTCCTCGAATGCGTGGTATTCGCCAGGCGCGCGGTTGACGGCGCAAGGGGTATGCCTCAAGCCCGCTACAGTGCGCCTGCCGCCGATATCGACCCCGCGATCTACCGGGTTTCAGTTTCGGAGGAGGGATTGTTCGGGGAGCTAAAGACCCGGGCTTCGCGTATAATGAACAGACGCGTCGGCATAGTGAGGAACAAGGAAAACCTTGATAAAGCCCTCGCGGAGCTCGGTATGCTGACGGCGGGTCTCGACAAGCTCTCAGGCTACCACAGGCTGAAATTAAAGATGATTCTCGATGTCTCTACGATCATCACACGGTTTTCTCTCCTGAGGGAGGAATCGAGGGGCGTGCATATAAGAGAGGACTTTCCCGCTGAGGACCCCGGATGGAGGAAGCACATTATATTGAGGAAGGGAGAGGAGCCTGCCGCTATACCGGTATGA
- the nadC gene encoding carboxylating nicotinate-nucleotide diphosphorylase, with protein sequence MKRIELDFSRVDRIIEYALREDLGDGDITTNSLATEKEDSRAVIRAKAKGVIAGLPIAKRVFQKLDPTVVCVDNISDGEDIKPGDILSEINGGTRALLSGERLALNILQRLSGIATLTSKYVKAVEGLPVKVLDTRKTAPGLRILDKYAVSAGGGYNHRFGLFDGVLIKDNHIKIAGGIGDAVAAVRKKYRQKYKIEVETSDIEQVKEALIAGADIIMLDNMNPAEMRKAVRLIDRNALVEASGGITLRNVREVAETGVDFISVGALTHSASALDIGLYVV encoded by the coding sequence ATGAAAAGAATAGAGCTTGATTTCAGCCGCGTAGACCGCATCATAGAATACGCACTCAGGGAAGACCTTGGTGACGGCGACATCACCACGAACTCGCTCGCAACGGAGAAGGAGGACTCGAGGGCTGTCATTCGCGCCAAGGCAAAGGGGGTGATCGCCGGGCTCCCGATAGCCAAGCGCGTCTTTCAGAAACTCGACCCGACGGTCGTGTGCGTGGACAACATCAGCGACGGCGAGGACATAAAGCCGGGCGATATCCTCTCGGAAATAAACGGGGGCACGAGGGCGCTGCTGTCGGGCGAGCGGCTCGCACTCAATATACTTCAAAGGCTCTCCGGTATAGCGACCCTCACGTCGAAATACGTGAAAGCGGTCGAGGGTCTCCCAGTGAAGGTTCTCGACACGCGGAAGACGGCTCCCGGCCTCCGCATACTCGATAAATACGCGGTTTCCGCGGGGGGCGGATACAACCACCGCTTCGGTCTCTTCGACGGGGTCTTGATAAAGGACAACCACATAAAGATCGCGGGCGGTATAGGGGACGCGGTCGCGGCCGTACGCAAGAAGTACAGGCAGAAATACAAGATAGAGGTCGAAACCTCGGATATCGAGCAGGTGAAGGAAGCGCTCATAGCCGGCGCAGATATAATTATGCTCGACAATATGAACCCTGCCGAGATGAGAAAGGCGGTCCGTCTCATAGACAGGAATGCGCTCGTCGAGGCCTCGGGCGGGATTACCCTCAGGAACGTGAGGGAAGTGGCGGAGACAGGGGTGGATTTTATATCGGTGGGGGCCCTTACCCACTCGGCCTCGGCTTTAGATATAGGGCTCTATGTGGTATAA
- the nadA gene encoding quinolinate synthase NadA, which produces MEGYDQISEEIKRLKEEKNAVILAHNYQVPEVQDVADFTADSLALSQMAAKTEADIIVFCGVHFMAETASIISPQKKVLLPDLGAGCSLADTINADQLREWKKEHPGAVVVSYVNTTAEVKAESDYCCTSSNAVKVVSAVPEDKEILFLPDMFLGAYAAKVTGRKIHVWPGECHVHAGIRTEDLKEMKHTHPDAELVVHPECGCTTNLLYQGLNGSSANGNGHIKFLSTGGMIKFAKESQAKEFIIATETGMLYKLRKDNPDKTFLPARENAVCKYMKMITLEKVLRSLREEVYEVKVPEHVALKAKKSIDRMLEITA; this is translated from the coding sequence ATGGAAGGCTACGACCAAATATCTGAAGAGATAAAAAGACTTAAGGAAGAAAAGAACGCCGTTATACTCGCGCACAACTACCAGGTGCCCGAGGTGCAGGACGTTGCGGATTTTACGGCCGATTCGCTCGCGCTCTCGCAGATGGCCGCCAAAACAGAGGCGGATATCATCGTATTCTGCGGGGTGCATTTCATGGCGGAGACCGCCTCCATAATCTCCCCGCAAAAGAAAGTGCTCCTCCCCGATCTCGGCGCGGGCTGCTCTCTTGCGGATACGATAAATGCCGACCAGCTCCGGGAATGGAAGAAGGAGCATCCCGGCGCTGTCGTTGTTTCTTACGTTAATACGACTGCAGAGGTGAAAGCCGAGAGCGACTACTGCTGCACGTCTTCAAACGCCGTCAAAGTAGTGAGCGCCGTCCCCGAGGATAAAGAGATACTCTTCCTCCCGGACATGTTCTTAGGCGCTTATGCGGCCAAGGTCACGGGGAGGAAAATCCACGTCTGGCCGGGCGAATGTCACGTGCATGCGGGAATTAGGACCGAGGATTTGAAAGAAATGAAGCACACGCATCCGGACGCCGAGCTCGTCGTCCACCCCGAGTGCGGATGCACGACGAATCTTCTTTACCAGGGCCTGAACGGCTCTTCTGCCAACGGGAACGGCCACATTAAATTCTTATCGACGGGCGGCATGATAAAATTCGCGAAGGAGTCTCAGGCAAAAGAGTTCATCATCGCGACCGAAACCGGGATGCTCTACAAGCTTAGGAAAGACAATCCCGACAAGACGTTCCTACCGGCGAGGGAAAACGCGGTCTGCAAGTACATGAAGATGATTACGCTTGAAAAAGTTCTCAGGTCGCTCAGGGAAGAAGTCTACGAAGTGAAAGTTCCCGAGCACGTCGCTTTAAAAGCTAAGAAGTCCATAGATCGTATGCTAGAGATAACGGCCTAA
- the ggt gene encoding gamma-glutamyltransferase, which translates to MFHLPGLIFLTILFLYHAPVAAGETHPAFDPEARFHPAYALEGMVVSESEYATKAGLEVLREGGNAVDAAVTVGFTMAVTYPRAGNLGGGGFMLIYLTGAKEAAAIDYREKAPLAARREMYINDKGEVDEEKSRRSIIASGVPGTVAGLALALEKYGTISLERALRPAIELAEKGFPADEELVRSLSGARDRINASPESMKVFFKDGGVSYAQGEPLEQKDLARTLRQIAESGPDAFYEGEVAEKITGFMKAEDGLITKEDLASYEAVVRKPVRGSYRGYEIYSMPPPSSGGVLLIEMLNMLERFPLGTYGNNSARAIHIMAECMKLAFADRSVYLGDPDFYEIPVSRLTSKEYARSMSARIDPERATPSGEISPGSHAPREGGSTTHFSVIDKWGNTVSNTYTLNFNYGSGIMVPGTGILLNNEMDDFSITPGTPNAYGLTGGEYNALAPGKRMLSSMTPTIVLKGGKPFLITGSVGGSLIITTVLQILTNVIDFGMNVSEATNAVRVHHQWLPDELRIEKGLSADTVRLLTEIGHKVVTGDTMGSAQSIMKSGDFLYGATDPRRPGGLAEGY; encoded by the coding sequence TTGTTTCATTTACCGGGCCTGATATTCCTGACGATTCTTTTTTTATACCATGCGCCGGTCGCCGCAGGTGAGACGCATCCGGCGTTCGACCCGGAGGCGCGGTTCCATCCCGCGTACGCGCTGGAGGGAATGGTCGTGTCGGAGAGCGAATACGCGACAAAGGCGGGACTAGAGGTGCTGAGGGAAGGTGGGAACGCCGTTGACGCAGCCGTTACGGTCGGTTTTACGATGGCGGTCACCTACCCGAGGGCGGGGAACCTCGGCGGGGGAGGCTTCATGCTGATTTATCTCACTGGAGCGAAGGAAGCGGCGGCGATAGACTACAGGGAGAAAGCCCCTCTCGCGGCGCGGAGGGAGATGTATATCAATGACAAAGGGGAGGTCGACGAGGAGAAGTCACGCCGCAGCATAATCGCCTCGGGCGTGCCGGGCACCGTAGCGGGACTCGCGCTTGCGCTTGAGAAGTACGGCACTATATCGCTCGAAAGGGCCCTCAGACCCGCTATAGAGCTTGCCGAAAAGGGGTTCCCTGCTGACGAAGAGCTCGTGAGGTCGCTTTCCGGCGCCAGGGACAGGATTAATGCGTCTCCCGAAAGTATGAAAGTATTTTTTAAGGACGGCGGCGTGAGCTATGCCCAGGGCGAGCCGCTCGAGCAAAAGGACCTGGCGCGTACCCTCAGGCAAATAGCCGAATCGGGCCCGGACGCGTTTTATGAAGGAGAGGTGGCTGAAAAGATAACCGGGTTCATGAAAGCGGAAGACGGCCTCATAACGAAGGAAGACCTCGCGTCCTACGAGGCCGTCGTCAGAAAACCCGTCCGGGGAAGTTACAGAGGGTACGAGATATATTCCATGCCGCCTCCGAGCTCGGGCGGAGTGCTCTTAATAGAAATGCTGAACATGCTCGAAAGGTTCCCGCTCGGCACATACGGCAACAATTCCGCAAGGGCGATACATATAATGGCAGAGTGCATGAAGCTTGCCTTCGCAGACCGCTCGGTTTATCTGGGCGACCCGGACTTTTACGAAATTCCGGTTTCACGCCTCACTTCGAAAGAATACGCCCGTAGCATGAGCGCGAGGATAGACCCGGAAAGGGCGACTCCGAGCGGCGAAATCTCCCCGGGCAGTCATGCTCCCCGCGAGGGAGGTAGCACTACACACTTCTCCGTGATAGATAAATGGGGGAACACCGTCTCGAACACCTACACGCTCAACTTCAATTACGGCTCCGGGATCATGGTTCCGGGGACGGGCATACTGCTCAACAACGAAATGGACGATTTCTCGATCACGCCCGGCACTCCTAACGCATACGGCCTGACGGGAGGCGAATATAACGCGCTCGCTCCGGGAAAGAGGATGCTGAGCTCGATGACTCCGACGATAGTGCTCAAAGGCGGGAAGCCGTTTTTGATCACCGGCAGCGTCGGGGGCAGCCTCATCATCACGACCGTCCTGCAGATACTGACGAACGTGATCGATTTCGGGATGAACGTATCAGAAGCGACAAATGCAGTGAGAGTGCATCACCAGTGGCTGCCCGACGAGTTGAGAATTGAGAAAGGGCTGAGCGCGGATACCGTAAGATTGCTCACGGAGATTGGCCACAAGGTGGTGACGGGCGATACGATGGGGAGCGCGCAGAGCATAATGAAGTCAGGGGATTTTCTATACGGAGCGACCGACCCGAGGAGGCCCGGAGGGCTTGCGGAGGGGTATTAG